One Nerophis ophidion isolate RoL-2023_Sa linkage group LG23, RoL_Noph_v1.0, whole genome shotgun sequence genomic window carries:
- the LOC133541640 gene encoding metalloproteinase inhibitor 2-like, whose translation MFSSMMSWMKCCVFPLVLLCMWQLQEGAQACRCFPVHPQVAFCESDVVIKAKVLAITTAGEFDDIKYDIKLQKILKGPIKYYDTIYTAASSAACGVTLTKGVEYFITGPLKANGALYASSCNYVVPWKNSHKILAERYRMGCDCKVTRCTAVPCGISGPNECLWTEWLTGNSVDEKQQCACVKGSDGSCAWYKEVASPGRG comes from the exons ATGTTTTCTTCCATGATGAGTTGGATGAAGTGTTGTGTGTTCCCCCTGGTGCTGCTGTGCATGTGGCAGCTGCAAGAAGGAGCACAAGCCTGCAGATGTTTTCCTGTGCATCCACAGGTGGCGTTTTGCGAGTCAGATGTCG TCATCAAGGCAAAGGTGCTTGCCATTACAACTGCTGGTGAATTTGATGATATAAAGTATGACATCAAGCTGCAAAag atCTTGAAGGGTCCTATAAAGTACTATGATACCATCTACACTGCGGCATCCTCTGCAGCATGTGGTGTAACGCTCACCAAAGGTGTCGAATATTTCATCAcag gccCACTTAAGGCTAACGGGGCACTTTACGCGTCATCCTGTAACTATGTTGTACCCTGGAAAAACAGCCACAAGATCCTGGCAGAGCGGTATAGGATGGGCTGTGATTGCAAG GTCACTCGCTGCACCGCTGTCCCGTGTGGAATCAGCGGCCCGAATGAGTGCTTGTGGACGGAGTGGCTGACGGGGAATTCTGTCGACGAGAAGCAGCAATGTGCTTGCGTCAAGGGAAGTGATGGTTCTTGTGCTTGGTACAAGGAGGTCGCCTCACCCGGAAGGGGTTAA